The following are from one region of the Candidatus Brocadiia bacterium genome:
- a CDS encoding ferritin family protein, producing the protein MKLPKALTTLEIIGIAIQSETEAIRFYRRIKNAVRSPALNNKLFFLINEEQKHQRALNEYYRHRFGGITMSRPDSSLVLKPSVPKGRLTVSILLKSAMKAESESEQFYLDATAIVSDVQGTLLFKYLAKVENSHYQLLKQELELIEQSAKIKEMKSLYQTDKYIHLGP; encoded by the coding sequence GCATCGCCATCCAGTCCGAAACGGAAGCCATCCGGTTTTACCGCCGCATCAAGAACGCCGTGCGCAGTCCGGCGCTTAACAACAAGCTGTTTTTCCTCATCAACGAAGAGCAGAAACACCAACGCGCCCTGAACGAATATTACCGGCACCGCTTCGGCGGCATCACCATGTCCCGGCCCGATTCCTCGCTGGTCCTAAAACCGTCCGTGCCCAAAGGCCGGCTGACCGTATCCATCCTGCTCAAGAGCGCCATGAAAGCCGAGTCCGAATCCGAACAATTCTACCTCGACGCCACGGCCATCGTCAGCGACGTCCAGGGCACGCTCCTTTTCAAATACCTGGCCAAGGTCGAAAACAGCCACTACCAACTGCTCAAGCAGGAACTGGAGCTCATCGAGCAGTCGGCCAAAATCAAGGAGATGAAATCACTTTATCAAACGGATAAATATATCCATTTAGGACCATAA
- a CDS encoding ferritin family protein, giving the protein MKNNKYDPEDARWLRIAIASEKKALRQYLEYALRTTDRSGKDMFLKLARDEFSHMAALEKELGRMQDGRAWERIKIPASDIEKLAPRLKKTGLNADQASKDETQALGLAIKDEDKASGFYRAKACQTSSSTAKVLLNRLADMEQAHSQILRAELDNIRQTGFWMNTREISFEMA; this is encoded by the coding sequence ATGAAAAATAATAAGTATGACCCGGAAGACGCCCGGTGGCTTCGAATCGCCATCGCCTCTGAGAAGAAAGCCCTGCGCCAATACCTCGAATACGCCCTGCGCACCACCGACAGGTCAGGCAAGGATATGTTCCTAAAACTGGCCCGGGACGAATTCAGCCATATGGCCGCGCTGGAAAAAGAGCTGGGCCGGATGCAAGACGGCCGGGCCTGGGAGCGGATTAAAATCCCGGCATCGGACATCGAAAAGCTGGCGCCCCGGCTGAAAAAGACCGGCCTCAACGCCGACCAGGCATCCAAGGACGAGACACAGGCGCTGGGACTGGCCATCAAGGACGAAGACAAAGCCTCCGGGTTCTACCGGGCCAAAGCCTGCCAAACGAGCAGCTCGACTGCCAAAGTCCTGCTCAACCGGCTGGCCGATATGGAACAGGCCCATTCACAGATACTCCGGGCCGAGCTGGACAACATCCGCCAGACCGGCTTTTGGATGAACACCCGCGAAATCTCTTTTGAGATGGCGTAA